From a single Misgurnus anguillicaudatus unplaced genomic scaffold, ASM2758022v2 HiC_scaffold_48, whole genome shotgun sequence genomic region:
- the LOC129453764 gene encoding E3 ubiquitin-protein ligase MARCHF2 — protein sequence MTTGECCHLPGSLCDCTGNTALSKTVEEADSRRAQYVTQVTAKDGRLLSTVIKALGTQSDRPICRICHEGQDVCNSEGLLSPCDCTGTLGTVHKSCLEKWLSSSNTSYCELCHTEFTIERRPRPLTEWLRDPGPRNEKRTLFCDMVCFLFITPLAAISGWLCLRGAQDHLHFNSRLEAVGLIALTIALFTIYVLWTLVSFRYHCQLYSEWRRTNQKVRLLIPDTKGAHSTQHSLLSTKLLKKTADETIV from the exons ATGACCACAGGGGAGTGTTGCCACCTCCCGGGCTCCCTGTGTGACTGCACTGGCAACACTGCCCTGTCTAAAACTGTGGAGGAAGCTGATAGCCGTCGGGCTCAGTACGTCACCCAGGTCACGGCTAAGGATGGACGTTTACTGTCTACTGTCATCAAAGCCCTTGGCACGCAGAG CGATCGGCCAATTTGTCGGATCTGCCACGAGGGTCAGGACGTGTGCAACAGTGAGGGGCTTCTTTCCCCGTGTGACTGTACCGGAACGTTGGGAACGGTACACAAAAGCTGCCTGGAGAAGTGGCTGTCGTCTTCTAACACCAGCTACTGTGAGCTGTGCCACACTGAATTTACCATCGAGCGACGGCCGCGGCCGCTTACAGAG TGGCTCAGAGACCCCGGCCCTCGAAACGAAAAGCGCACCCTTTTCTGTGACATGGTGTGCTTTCTGTTTATAACGCCCCTAGCAGCCATCTCGGGCTGGCTGTGTCTACGGGGTGCACAGGACCACCTGCACTTCAATAGTCGCCTGGAGGCGGTCGGCCTCATTGCCCTGACCATCGCACTCTTCACCATATACGTCCTTTGGACTCTG GTCTCATTCCGCTACCACTGTCAGTTGTACTCCGAGTGGAGACGAACCAATCAGAAAGTCCGCTTGCTCATTCCCGACACCAAGGGTGCACACTCTACCCAGCATTCCTTGCTCTCCACCAAGCTGCTGAAAAAGACGGCAGACGAGACCATAGTATGA